In a single window of the Streptomyces sp. NBC_00353 genome:
- a CDS encoding polyprenyl synthetase family protein, whose amino-acid sequence MSSTTGTRGESVTPANPAFDTVVDTADVTALLERGRALSAPVLRAAVDRLAPPMDTVAAYHFGWIDAQGRPSDGDGGKAVRPALALLSAEAAGAAAEAGIPGAVAVELVHNFSLLHDDLMDGDEQRRHRDTVWKVHGPAQAILVGDALFALANEILLELGTVEAGRAARRLTTATRKLIDGQAQDISYEHRERVTVEECLEMEGNKTGALLACAVSIGAVLGGADDRTADTLEAYGYHLGLAFQAVDDLLGIWGDPESTGKQTWSDLRQRKKSLPVVAALAAGGPASERLGELLAADAKSTDFDSFSEEEFAARAALIEEAGGREWTAQEARRQHAVAIEALHGVDMPETVRAQLTALADFVVVRKR is encoded by the coding sequence ATGAGCAGTACCACCGGAACAAGAGGAGAGTCAGTGACCCCGGCGAATCCGGCTTTCGACACCGTGGTAGACACCGCGGACGTCACCGCGCTTCTGGAGCGCGGACGGGCCCTGTCCGCTCCGGTGCTCCGGGCCGCCGTTGACCGGCTCGCACCGCCCATGGACACCGTCGCCGCCTACCACTTCGGCTGGATCGACGCCCAGGGCCGGCCCTCCGACGGCGACGGCGGCAAGGCCGTCCGCCCGGCGCTGGCCCTGCTGTCCGCCGAGGCGGCGGGGGCCGCGGCCGAGGCCGGCATTCCCGGCGCGGTCGCCGTCGAACTCGTGCACAACTTCTCGCTGTTGCACGACGACCTGATGGACGGCGACGAGCAGCGCCGGCACCGTGACACCGTATGGAAGGTGCACGGCCCCGCGCAGGCGATCCTGGTCGGCGACGCGCTGTTCGCGCTGGCCAACGAGATCCTGCTGGAGCTCGGCACGGTCGAGGCGGGCCGCGCGGCCCGCCGGCTGACCACCGCCACCCGCAAGCTCATCGACGGGCAGGCCCAGGACATCTCCTACGAGCACCGCGAGCGGGTCACCGTCGAGGAGTGCCTGGAGATGGAGGGCAACAAGACGGGCGCCCTGCTCGCCTGCGCCGTCTCCATCGGTGCGGTGCTCGGCGGCGCCGACGACCGCACAGCCGACACCCTGGAGGCGTACGGCTACCACCTCGGCCTCGCCTTCCAGGCCGTCGACGATCTGCTCGGTATCTGGGGCGACCCGGAGTCCACCGGAAAGCAGACCTGGAGCGATCTGCGTCAGCGCAAGAAGTCCCTGCCGGTCGTCGCCGCGCTCGCCGCGGGCGGACCGGCCTCGGAGCGCCTCGGCGAGCTGCTCGCCGCGGACGCCAAGAGCACCGACTTCGACAGCTTCTCCGAGGAGGAGTTCGCCGCCCGGGCGGCGCTCATCGAGGAGGCGGGCGGCCGTGAGTGGACCGCCCAGGAGGCCCGTCGGCAGCATGCGGTCGCCATCGAGGCGCTGCACGGTGTCGACATGCCGGAAACCGTGCGTGCGCAGCTCACGGCGCTCGCGGACTTCGTCGTCGTACGAAAGAGATGA
- the hpnE gene encoding hydroxysqualene dehydroxylase HpnE: MTDEALRSSRAVVIGGGLAGITAALRLADAGLDVTLLEGRPRLGGLAFSFKRGELTVDNGQHVYLRCCTAYRWFLDRVGGARLAPLQNRLDVPVLDVGRPSGPRLGRLRRNALPVPFHLAAGLARYPHLSLAERAGVGRAALALGRLDPDDPALDAIDFGSWLTRHGQSPRTIEALWDLVGVATLNATAPNSSLALAAKVFKTGLLSEPGAADIGWASVPLGEVHDTLTRKALDAAGVRTELRTKADTVTRTGDGRWIVDTGAERIEADTVVLAVPQRETYDLLPEGALDEPGRLLSIGTSPILNVHVVYDRKVLRRPFFAALGSPVQWVFDRTDASGLTGPGQYLALSQSAADDEIDLPVAELRRRYLPELERLLPAARGAGIRDFFVTRERTATFAPAPGVGRLRPGTGTRAPGLYLAGAWTATGWPATMEGAVRSGSSAADAALRALGRTHHELPLQEAA; encoded by the coding sequence GTGACCGACGAGGCCCTGCGTTCCTCCCGCGCGGTCGTGATCGGCGGCGGACTGGCCGGCATCACCGCGGCCCTCCGTCTCGCCGACGCCGGGCTTGACGTGACCCTGCTCGAAGGACGGCCGAGGCTCGGCGGACTCGCCTTCTCCTTCAAACGCGGCGAACTGACGGTGGACAACGGCCAGCATGTCTATCTTCGTTGCTGCACCGCCTACCGCTGGTTCCTCGACCGGGTCGGCGGTGCCCGTCTGGCACCGCTGCAAAACCGTTTGGACGTGCCCGTTCTCGATGTCGGACGCCCTTCGGGGCCCCGGCTCGGACGGCTGCGCCGCAACGCCCTGCCGGTGCCGTTCCACCTTGCCGCCGGGCTGGCCCGCTACCCGCACCTCTCGCTCGCCGAGCGGGCAGGTGTCGGGCGCGCCGCACTGGCACTCGGCCGGCTCGACCCGGACGACCCGGCGCTCGACGCCATCGACTTCGGCAGCTGGCTGACCCGCCACGGTCAGTCCCCGCGCACCATCGAGGCCCTCTGGGACCTCGTCGGCGTCGCCACACTCAACGCCACCGCCCCGAACTCCTCGCTGGCCCTCGCCGCGAAGGTCTTCAAGACCGGACTCCTCTCCGAGCCCGGCGCCGCCGACATCGGCTGGGCCAGCGTGCCGCTCGGCGAGGTGCACGACACGCTGACCCGCAAGGCGCTCGACGCCGCCGGCGTACGGACCGAGCTGCGCACCAAGGCCGACACCGTCACCCGCACCGGCGACGGACGCTGGATCGTCGACACGGGAGCCGAACGGATCGAGGCGGACACCGTCGTCCTCGCCGTCCCGCAGCGCGAGACGTACGACCTGCTGCCCGAAGGCGCACTGGACGAGCCGGGCAGGCTGCTCTCCATCGGTACCTCGCCGATTCTCAATGTGCACGTCGTCTACGACCGCAAGGTGCTGCGCCGCCCGTTCTTCGCCGCGCTCGGCTCCCCGGTCCAGTGGGTCTTCGACCGTACGGACGCCTCCGGGCTGACCGGCCCCGGACAGTACCTCGCGCTCTCCCAGTCCGCGGCCGACGACGAGATCGACCTGCCCGTCGCCGAACTGCGCAGGCGCTATCTGCCCGAGCTGGAACGACTCCTGCCGGCCGCCCGCGGAGCCGGCATCAGGGACTTCTTCGTCACCCGGGAACGCACAGCGACCTTCGCGCCCGCTCCCGGCGTCGGCCGACTGCGCCCCGGAACCGGCACCCGTGCCCCCGGCCTCTATCTGGCCGGAGCATGGACCGCCACCGGCTGGCCCGCGACGATGGAGGGTGCGGTGCGCAGCGGGTCCAGCGCCGCGGACGCCGCGCTCCGTGCGCTCGGCCGCACCCATCATGAACTTCCGCTGCAGGAGGCGGCATGA
- the hpnH gene encoding adenosyl-hopene transferase HpnH, whose amino-acid sequence MAMPLRQTIKVATYLIEQKLRKRDKFPLIVELEPLFACNLACEGCGKIQHPAGVLKQRMPVAQAVGAVLESGAPMVSIAGGEPLMHPQIDEIVRQLVARRKYVFLCTNAMLLRKKMEKFTPSPFFAFAVHIDGLRERHDESVAKEGVFDEAVAAIKEAKRRGFRVTTNSTFFNTDTPQTVIEVLNYLNDDLKVDEMMISPAYAYEKAPDQEHFLGVEQTRELFKKSFAGGNRARWRLNHSPLFLDFLEGKADFPCTAWAIPNYSLFGWQRPCYLMSDGYVPTYRELIEDTDWDKYGRGKDPRCANCMAHCGYEPTAVLATMGSLKESLRAARETVAGSR is encoded by the coding sequence ATGGCCATGCCGCTCCGTCAGACCATCAAGGTTGCGACGTACCTCATTGAACAGAAGCTCCGCAAGCGGGACAAATTCCCGCTCATTGTCGAGCTGGAGCCTTTGTTCGCCTGCAATCTGGCGTGCGAGGGCTGCGGAAAGATCCAGCATCCGGCAGGAGTACTCAAGCAGCGCATGCCGGTGGCCCAGGCCGTCGGCGCGGTGCTGGAATCGGGTGCCCCCATGGTGTCCATCGCGGGCGGTGAACCCCTGATGCACCCGCAGATCGACGAAATCGTGCGGCAGCTGGTGGCGCGGAGGAAGTACGTCTTCCTCTGCACCAACGCGATGCTGCTGCGCAAGAAGATGGAGAAATTCACCCCGTCCCCGTTTTTCGCCTTCGCCGTGCACATCGACGGTCTGCGCGAGCGGCACGACGAATCGGTCGCCAAGGAAGGCGTGTTCGACGAGGCGGTGGCGGCGATCAAGGAGGCCAAGCGGCGCGGCTTCCGGGTCACCACGAACTCCACCTTCTTCAACACCGACACCCCGCAGACCGTCATCGAGGTCCTGAACTACCTCAATGACGACCTGAAGGTCGACGAGATGATGATCTCGCCCGCCTACGCGTACGAGAAGGCTCCCGACCAGGAGCACTTCCTCGGCGTCGAGCAGACCCGCGAGCTCTTCAAGAAGTCCTTCGCGGGCGGCAACCGGGCCCGCTGGCGGCTGAACCACTCGCCGCTCTTCCTGGACTTCCTCGAGGGCAAGGCGGACTTCCCGTGCACGGCCTGGGCGATCCCCAACTACTCGCTCTTCGGCTGGCAGCGGCCCTGCTATCTGATGAGCGACGGGTACGTCCCGACGTACCGGGAACTCATCGAGGACACCGACTGGGACAAGTACGGTCGCGGCAAGGATCCGCGCTGCGCCAACTGCATGGCGCACTGCGGCTACGAGCCCACTGCCGTCCTCGCCACGATGGGCTCGCTCAAGGAGTCCCTGCGTGCCGCGCGCGAGACCGTCGCCGGGAGCCGGTGA
- the shc gene encoding squalene--hopene cyclase, protein MTATTDGSTGAVDPRAASASEPTESTIVADDVFAAARRAAERSVEHLLGRQDDQGWWKGDLATNVTMDAEDLLLRQFLGIQDPATVESAARFIRGEQLGDGTWATFHGGPGELSTTIEAYVALRLAGDRPDDPHMARASRWIREQGGIAESRVFTRIWLALFGWWKWDDLPELPPELMFFPRWVPLNIYDFGCWARQTIVPLTVVSAKRPVRPAPFTLDELHTDPLVPNPPKRRAPAVSWDGVFQRLDKALHVYHKVAPRRLRRIAMNAAARWIIERQENDGCWGGIQPPAVYSVIALHLLGYDLDHPVMRAGLDSLNRFAIWREDGARMIEACQSPVWDTCLATIALADAGVRPDHPALVKAADWMLGEEIVRPGDWSVRRPRLDPGGWAFEFHNDNYPDIDDTAEVVLALRRVRHPNPAGVEAAIERGVRWNLGMQSRNGAWGAFDADNTSPFPNRLPFCDFGEVIDPPSADVTGHVVEMLAMEGRSDHPATRRGIEWLLAEQEASGAWFGRWGVNYVYGTGSVVPALVAAGLPAAHPAIRRAVGWLESVQNDDGGWGEDLRSYQEEKWIGNGASTASQTAWALLALLAAGRRESTAVTRGIAWLTEAQQADGSWDEPYFTGTGFPWDFSINYHLYRQVFPLTALGRYVYGDPFADRTVVREGA, encoded by the coding sequence ATGACAGCGACGACCGACGGAAGCACCGGGGCCGTTGACCCCCGCGCAGCCTCGGCCAGCGAACCGACCGAATCAACCATCGTCGCGGACGACGTATTCGCCGCCGCGCGGCGGGCCGCGGAACGCTCGGTGGAGCATCTCCTCGGCAGACAGGACGACCAGGGCTGGTGGAAGGGCGACCTCGCCACCAACGTCACCATGGACGCCGAGGATCTGCTGCTCCGTCAGTTCCTCGGCATTCAGGACCCGGCCACCGTCGAGTCGGCCGCCCGCTTCATCCGCGGCGAACAGCTCGGCGACGGCACCTGGGCCACCTTCCACGGAGGCCCGGGCGAGCTCTCCACCACCATCGAGGCGTACGTCGCGCTGCGGCTGGCCGGAGACCGGCCGGACGACCCGCACATGGCCCGCGCCTCGAGGTGGATCAGGGAACAGGGCGGCATCGCCGAGAGCCGCGTCTTCACCCGGATCTGGCTGGCCCTGTTCGGCTGGTGGAAGTGGGACGACCTGCCCGAGCTCCCACCGGAGCTGATGTTCTTCCCGAGGTGGGTCCCGCTCAACATCTACGACTTCGGCTGCTGGGCCCGGCAGACGATTGTGCCGCTGACCGTCGTCTCGGCGAAGCGTCCGGTACGGCCCGCGCCCTTCACCCTCGACGAACTGCACACCGACCCGCTCGTCCCCAACCCGCCCAAGCGCCGTGCCCCGGCGGTCAGTTGGGACGGTGTCTTCCAGCGCCTGGACAAGGCACTGCACGTCTACCACAAGGTGGCCCCGCGCAGGCTGCGCCGGATCGCCATGAATGCGGCGGCCCGCTGGATCATCGAGCGCCAGGAGAACGACGGCTGCTGGGGCGGCATCCAGCCGCCCGCCGTGTACTCCGTCATCGCCCTGCATCTCCTCGGCTACGACCTCGACCACCCGGTGATGCGGGCCGGCCTGGACTCGCTGAACCGGTTCGCGATCTGGCGCGAGGACGGCGCCCGCATGATCGAGGCCTGTCAGTCACCGGTCTGGGACACCTGCCTCGCCACCATCGCGCTCGCCGATGCCGGAGTCCGGCCCGACCATCCCGCGCTCGTGAAAGCGGCGGACTGGATGCTCGGCGAGGAGATCGTCAGGCCCGGCGACTGGTCCGTGCGTCGGCCTCGACTTGACCCGGGCGGATGGGCGTTCGAGTTCCACAACGACAACTACCCGGACATCGACGACACCGCCGAAGTGGTCCTGGCACTGCGCCGGGTCCGGCATCCGAATCCGGCCGGTGTCGAGGCCGCCATCGAACGCGGGGTGCGCTGGAACCTCGGCATGCAGTCCCGCAACGGGGCCTGGGGCGCATTCGACGCCGACAACACCAGCCCGTTCCCCAACCGGCTGCCCTTCTGTGACTTCGGAGAGGTCATCGATCCGCCGTCCGCCGATGTCACCGGACATGTGGTGGAGATGCTGGCCATGGAGGGGCGGTCCGATCACCCCGCCACCCGGCGCGGCATCGAGTGGCTGCTTGCCGAACAGGAGGCGAGCGGTGCCTGGTTCGGCCGTTGGGGCGTCAACTACGTATACGGAACGGGGTCGGTGGTGCCCGCCCTGGTCGCTGCCGGGCTGCCCGCCGCCCATCCGGCGATCCGCCGGGCGGTCGGCTGGCTGGAGTCCGTTCAGAACGACGACGGCGGCTGGGGCGAGGACCTGCGCTCGTACCAGGAGGAGAAGTGGATCGGGAACGGTGCGTCGACCGCGTCCCAGACCGCCTGGGCGCTCCTTGCCCTCCTCGCGGCCGGCCGGCGCGAGAGCACGGCGGTGACCCGGGGCATCGCATGGCTGACCGAGGCCCAGCAGGCTGACGGGTCCTGGGACGAGCCGTACTTCACCGGCACCGGGTTCCCCTGGGACTTCTCCATCAATTACCACCTCTACCGGCAGGTCTTCCCGCTCACCGCACTCGGGCGGTACGTGTACGGCGACCCGTTCGCCGATCGCACGGTCGTCCGGGAGGGAGCCTGA
- the ispG gene encoding flavodoxin-dependent (E)-4-hydroxy-3-methylbut-2-enyl-diphosphate synthase, producing the protein MTTGEPVALGLPELPARPLAMRRPSRRIQVGSVAVGGDAPVSVQSMTTTRTSDIGATLQQIAELTASGCQIVRVACPTQDDADALATIARKSQIPVIADIHFQPKYVFAAIDAGCAAVRVNPGNIKQFDDKVKEIARAANDAGTPIRIGVNAGSLDARLLKKYGKATPEALVESALWEASLFEEHGFRDIKISVKHNDPVVMVNAYRQLAAQCDYPLHLGVTEAGPAFQGTIKSAVAFGALLSEGIGDTIRVSLSAPPAEEVKVGLQILESLNLKQRRLEIVSCPSCGRAQVDVYKLADQVSAGLEGMEVPLRVAVMGCVVNGPGEAREADLGVASGNGKGQIFVKGEIIKTVPESKIVETLIEEALKIAESMEDAGTPSGVPAVTVS; encoded by the coding sequence ATGACCACTGGAGAACCAGTCGCGCTGGGTCTCCCCGAGCTGCCGGCCCGGCCGCTCGCGATGCGCCGTCCTTCGCGGCGCATCCAGGTCGGGTCGGTGGCGGTCGGTGGGGATGCGCCGGTGTCGGTGCAGTCGATGACCACGACCCGGACGTCGGACATCGGTGCGACGTTGCAGCAGATCGCGGAGCTGACGGCGTCGGGCTGTCAGATCGTGCGGGTTGCGTGTCCGACTCAGGATGATGCGGACGCGCTTGCGACGATTGCGCGGAAGTCGCAGATTCCGGTGATCGCGGATATTCATTTCCAGCCGAAGTATGTGTTCGCGGCGATTGATGCGGGCTGTGCTGCGGTGCGGGTGAATCCGGGGAACATCAAGCAGTTCGATGACAAGGTGAAGGAGATCGCGCGGGCGGCGAACGATGCGGGGACGCCGATCCGGATCGGTGTGAATGCGGGTTCGTTGGATGCGCGGTTGTTGAAGAAGTACGGGAAGGCGACTCCTGAGGCTCTGGTGGAGTCGGCGTTGTGGGAGGCGTCGCTGTTCGAGGAGCACGGGTTCCGGGACATCAAGATCTCGGTGAAGCACAACGATCCGGTGGTGATGGTGAATGCGTACCGTCAGTTGGCGGCTCAGTGTGATTACCCGTTGCATCTGGGGGTGACGGAGGCGGGGCCGGCGTTCCAGGGGACGATCAAGTCTGCGGTGGCGTTCGGTGCCTTGTTGAGTGAGGGGATCGGGGACACGATCCGGGTGTCGCTGTCGGCGCCGCCGGCCGAGGAGGTCAAGGTCGGTCTGCAGATTCTGGAGTCGTTGAATCTGAAGCAGCGGCGGTTGGAGATCGTGTCGTGTCCGTCGTGCGGTCGTGCGCAGGTGGATGTGTACAAGCTGGCGGATCAGGTGTCTGCGGGTCTTGAGGGCATGGAGGTGCCGTTGCGGGTTGCCGTGATGGGCTGTGTCGTCAATGGTCCGGGTGAGGCCCGTGAGGCGGATCTGGGTGTGGCGTCGGGTAACGGCAAGGGGCAGATCTTCGTCAAGGGCGAGATCATCAAGACGGTTCCCGAGTCGAAGATCGTCGAGACGCTCATCGAGGAAGCCCTGAAGATCGCCGAGAGCATGGAAGACGCGGGAACGCCATCAGGGGTCCCCGCCGTCACCGTGAGCTGA
- the dxs gene encoding 1-deoxy-D-xylulose-5-phosphate synthase: MTILETIRGPHDLKALSGPELGELAEDIRKFLIEAVARTGGHLGPNLGVVELSIALHRAFDSPVDRILWDTGHQSYVHKLLTGRQDFSKLRGKGGLSGYPSREESAHDVIENSHASTVLGWADGLAKANEVLGRPDHVVAVIGDGALTGGMAWEALNNIAAARDRPLIIVVNDNERSYGPTIGGLANHLATLRTTDGYERFLSWGKDVLQRTPVVGQPLYESLHGAKKGFKDAFAPQGMFEDLGLKYVGPIDGHDIAAVESALSRAKRFHGPVLVHCLTEKGRGYAPALEDEADRFHTVGAMDPLTCAPLAPLVSPSWTSVFGDEIAAIGADRPDVVAITAAMLHPVGLTKFAEAFPDRVWDVGIAEQHAAVSAAGLATGGLHPVVAVYATFLNRAFDQLLMDVALHGCGVTFVLDRAGVTGPDGPSHNGMWDLSVLQVVPGLRIAAPRDADRLREELREAVTVDDAPTVLRFPKESVGEPVPAIGRVGAMDVLHRADDPEVLIVAVGVLASVCLQAADLLAGGGIRCTVVDPRWVKPVDEQLAPLAGRHRLVAVVEDNSRAGGVGSAVGQALRDAGVDVPLRTFGIPEQFLAHGKRAEVLADIGLTPVEIAGRISAALAAKAAVEGIEESGE, translated from the coding sequence GTGACCATTCTGGAGACCATTCGGGGGCCGCACGACCTGAAGGCACTGAGCGGACCGGAACTCGGCGAACTCGCCGAGGACATCAGGAAGTTCCTGATCGAGGCGGTGGCCAGGACCGGCGGCCATCTGGGGCCCAACCTGGGGGTGGTGGAGCTGTCCATCGCCCTGCACCGGGCCTTCGACTCACCCGTGGACCGCATCCTGTGGGACACCGGGCACCAGAGCTACGTACACAAACTGCTCACCGGACGGCAGGACTTCTCCAAGCTGCGCGGGAAGGGTGGCCTCTCCGGCTACCCGTCTCGCGAGGAGTCCGCGCACGACGTCATCGAGAACTCGCACGCCTCGACCGTGCTCGGCTGGGCGGACGGCCTGGCCAAGGCGAACGAGGTGCTCGGCCGCCCCGACCACGTCGTCGCCGTCATCGGGGACGGGGCGCTCACCGGCGGCATGGCGTGGGAGGCGCTCAACAACATCGCGGCGGCCAGGGACCGGCCGCTGATCATCGTGGTGAACGACAACGAGCGCTCGTACGGCCCGACCATAGGCGGCCTCGCCAACCACCTCGCCACCCTCCGTACCACCGACGGGTACGAGCGATTCCTGTCATGGGGCAAGGACGTCCTCCAGCGCACACCCGTCGTCGGACAGCCGCTGTACGAGTCGCTGCACGGTGCGAAGAAGGGGTTCAAGGACGCGTTCGCCCCGCAGGGCATGTTCGAGGACCTGGGGCTCAAGTACGTCGGGCCGATCGACGGACACGACATCGCGGCCGTCGAGTCCGCGCTCAGCCGGGCGAAGCGCTTCCACGGCCCGGTGCTGGTGCACTGTCTCACCGAGAAGGGCCGCGGGTACGCGCCCGCGCTGGAGGACGAGGCCGACCGGTTCCACACCGTCGGCGCGATGGACCCGCTGACCTGTGCCCCGCTCGCACCGCTCGTCAGCCCGTCGTGGACCTCGGTGTTCGGGGACGAGATCGCCGCGATCGGTGCGGATCGGCCGGACGTCGTCGCGATCACGGCGGCGATGCTGCACCCCGTCGGGCTGACGAAGTTCGCCGAGGCGTTCCCTGACCGGGTGTGGGACGTCGGGATCGCCGAGCAGCATGCGGCGGTCTCCGCGGCGGGGCTCGCCACCGGCGGGCTGCATCCGGTCGTCGCCGTCTACGCCACGTTCCTCAACCGCGCCTTCGACCAGCTCTTGATGGACGTCGCGCTGCACGGATGCGGTGTGACGTTCGTCCTCGACCGGGCGGGAGTCACCGGCCCGGACGGTCCTTCGCACAACGGCATGTGGGACCTGTCCGTGCTCCAGGTCGTGCCCGGGCTCCGGATCGCCGCCCCGCGCGACGCCGACCGGCTGCGGGAGGAGCTGCGCGAAGCCGTCACCGTCGACGACGCGCCGACCGTGCTGCGCTTCCCGAAGGAGTCGGTGGGGGAGCCCGTCCCGGCGATCGGCCGGGTCGGTGCCATGGACGTGTTGCACCGCGCCGACGACCCCGAGGTGCTCATCGTGGCGGTGGGCGTGCTCGCCTCCGTCTGTCTGCAGGCTGCCGACCTCCTTGCGGGCGGCGGAATCCGCTGCACGGTCGTCGACCCCCGCTGGGTCAAACCGGTCGACGAACAGCTCGCCCCGCTCGCCGGACGGCACCGGCTGGTCGCCGTCGTCGAGGACAACAGCCGGGCGGGAGGCGTCGGTTCGGCGGTCGGACAGGCGTTGCGCGATGCCGGTGTCGACGTACCGTTGCGCACCTTCGGCATCCCCGAGCAGTTCCTCGCGCACGGCAAGCGCGCCGAGGTGCTGGCCGACATCGGGCTCACACCGGTCGAGATCGCCGGCCGGATCAGTGCCGCGCTGGCCGCCAAGGCCGCAGTCGAGGGGATCGAGGAGAGCGGGGAATGA
- a CDS encoding phosphorylase family protein codes for MGDAPGPSGPAAPLLIACALGIEQLALRSGRGKAGDAPGQVTVLRTGMGPKAAETAVAHALGQDRALGAAVIAAGFCAGLAPGMHPGDLVVADETREAGDSTACTGAGLLAEALARTVPGRTVHTGPLTGSGHVVRGHERAELRATGAIAVDMESAATLRTALRTGVRPVAAVRVVVDAPEHELVRIGTVRGGISAFRVLRAVLPAFYEWHRSLLLPRR; via the coding sequence ATGGGCGATGCACCGGGGCCGTCCGGCCCCGCGGCGCCGCTGCTGATCGCCTGCGCGCTCGGCATCGAGCAACTCGCCCTGCGCAGTGGCAGAGGAAAGGCGGGCGACGCCCCGGGCCAGGTGACCGTGCTCCGTACGGGCATGGGCCCGAAAGCCGCCGAGACGGCCGTGGCGCACGCGCTCGGCCAGGACCGGGCGCTCGGCGCCGCGGTCATCGCCGCCGGGTTCTGTGCCGGGCTCGCGCCCGGCATGCACCCGGGAGACCTGGTGGTCGCCGACGAGACCCGGGAGGCCGGCGACTCGACGGCCTGCACCGGTGCGGGTCTGCTCGCCGAGGCACTCGCCAGGACGGTGCCGGGCCGCACCGTCCACACCGGTCCGCTGACCGGCTCCGGCCATGTCGTGCGCGGACATGAGCGGGCCGAGCTGCGGGCCACCGGAGCGATCGCTGTGGACATGGAGTCCGCCGCCACCCTCCGCACCGCCCTGCGCACCGGGGTACGCCCCGTTGCGGCCGTACGGGTGGTCGTGGACGCTCCGGAGCACGAGCTCGTCCGCATCGGCACGGTACGCGGTGGAATATCGGCTTTCCGTGTTCTCCGTGCTGTCCTGCCGGCTTTCTATGAATGGCACCGATCTTTGCTGCTCCCCAGGAGGTGA